The following nucleotide sequence is from Gadus macrocephalus chromosome 18, ASM3116895v1.
CTCTAGAACCTCCCCAGGTactgagacactgaggaacCTGCTGCCTCTAGAACCTCCCCAGGTactgagacactgaggaacCTCCTGCCTCCAGACAGGCTCTAGAACCTCCTCAGGTactgagacactgaggaacctcctgcctctagaacctcctcaggtactgagacactgaggaacCTGCTGCCTCTAGAACCTCCCCACGTactgagacactgaggaacCTGCTGCCTCTAGAACCTCCCCAGGTactgagacactgaggaacCTGCTGCCTCTAGAACCTCCCCAGGTactgagacactgaggaacctgctgcctctagaacctcctcaggtactgagacactgaggaacctcctgcctctagaacctcctcaggtactgagacactgaggaacCTCCTGCCTCCAGACAGGCTCTAGAACCTCCTCAGGTactgagacactgaggaacCTCCTGCCTCTAGAACCTCCCCAGGTactgagacactgaggaacCTGCTGCCTCTAGAACCTCCCCAGGTactgagacactgaggaacCTGCTGCCTCTAGAACCTGACTCTACAGGGAGAACCTCCTCAGCTAGGGGGGGTCTGAGGACCCCCGGGCCCTTAGTGATGCCGGCCCTAAAGCGGTAGGAGGAGGTGTCACCGACCCCGAGCAGGGATCAGGCAGATGCTAACATCGTGTTTCTGTCAGCTATGACTGGTGTACCGACTgagggctgctgctgggctggtggttctccctctcctcatggTCTctaacccctgccccccccagcGTGGCGTGGACCCGGCGGCCCGCCAGGACCCCTCCCTGATGGCCATGCTGCTGGAGATGGGCTTCAGAGACCTGCAGCTCAACCAGCGGCTGCTGAGGAAACACGGCTACAGCCTGCTGCACACCGTCAACGAGCTGGTGCAGATAGCCGAGGaggggccccccccccgccccgcgctGGAGTACCCGGCCCCCAGCCCGGGGCCCTAGgggccacgggggggggggggggttcctggaGAGGGCCTCCGGAAGGTTCCAGAAGAAGAACATGTTGCATTTTAATTAAAGTTTAGAAAACGCGTAACTAATAACGGAACTGATGATTTAAGATTAAGTATTCGTGACTCCATGTAAACTGTAAACAGAAGCAATATTTTTCCAGTACACTGTCGAGATAAATATAGAGGGTTCAAAATACTATTCAAGCCAAGCTTCACAGTGGTTGACGGTGATGAACACTACTAATTATACGCTAATAGAGTGATGGGGCAGAGGTGTATATTCTGTCATCTTATTCTCCCACTGATTGACCCAAGAGTCCACACCCACTCTCGGAGAGAGCGACGGTCGTTTGGACCGGTGTAGGACAACAGTAAAGATCTATATATTTAAAAGTCTGTGCTATTTTAAGGCGAGATGAATCTTATTTTGGCGCAGAGAGCTGCTGTGTGGCGCTCCCTGCTTTAGGAGCAGAGGTGCTGCTCCTGGCTGGAGCTGTTAGTTAGATGTTGACGTGTGGAATGTACCCCGCGGCCCAGAGCCGTCTGACCGCCTGTTTTCTACGGCTTTAGAGACCGCCTGCATGTCAGGTAGAGCTTAGAGGTGAGTAGTGGTCTTAGCACAGTCCAGCGTGGACTAATGTCTCCGCTTTCTGCCTCATTGTTTACCTAATGCCTACCTGCATCTCCATCCCCACGGCAACCTGTTACTGTCGTTTCCTCAGAACCCACCTGACCTATTCTCAGTCATGGCACATTCCTGATTCTCCGAAGAGACACTGttgaatttatttttgttttaggATTCATGATTTTTAAGTGATTTTTAAgtgatttagtgtgtgtgtgtgtgtgtgtgtgtgtgtgtgtccatgctctGAGGTAAATGCTGATATTCCTGCTGTGCTTGTGAAGTTCAAGTGGCCCCATCCTATCATAAAGTTTAAGCATACTCAGCTACTACCAATCTGCCAATAAACTATTTGCACAACACGCTTCTAGATCtttgtttttcctctctctcgttgtccACTAGCGGAGAACACTCAAAGTTAATCTGCGTGGACATACGTCAAAGCCCTTCGAGTAGCATCACTGCGCAGGTCCACTTAAGGTGTGAAGATCCGAGGAACCGCAGCGGCTGTTAAACGTGATGCTACACCTCCTCGGGCAGCTGACCCTAGGCCAGTCTGCTGAACTGAGGTGTGGCGTTTTTACGCAGGTCTAACTGATCAGGGATCGGTCTGGTGAACTGAAGCGTGCCGGTCTGAAGTAGGAAGTGGATGTTTCTCTTGATAGGGGCGGGGACGGTCTATGATCAGCGATCACCCCCCATGAGTCCAAACGTCATATCGACGAGACGTCTCTCTGCGAGGCGTTTAGCAGCTGAAAGGTAAGAAACCGCCGAGATGTGGACTGAATCCCTTCTGACACATATGACATGTTTCACTGTTGTGCTTTGGTTTAGTTCCACTCAAAGTGAAATGGGTTTAATCCATAAGACTCCTTTAGCGACTGAAGAATCCTGGTTTGTTGTTTTGGGCCGAAGGTGTGAAACTTGTACAGTGGTGGTTCTGGATGGTTGACCCTTTAGTCATGTAATCATACCGTTTGTTAAACTCTTAAGGCCCCCTAATATCATGTCTTCACCACTTTAAACTAAAGGCGAACAGAGACGTGGAGGGAGAAAGAGCATTTGATTGGGTTGATTTGGTTTATAGTTTGTTTTAAAAGCTGTCAGATGCTCAGTCGCAGTTTGTCAACTAGCCTATCATTTGAAGAGGAAACGATAACAGATGCCCATTGCGCATTTGTGAATTGAATCTCAAAGTGGTTATCTCCATAAAATCCTCTCGGCCCTCTTAGCGCCCCCTCTGGCGGTGAGCGGTACAGCCGTTCGACATCAGCAACACAATCAGAATACTGCAAGGGCCtacaaacaacaacatattCAACATATTCGTGACTCTGAGTCCCTCACCATCTTCCAGTCCCGCCTCAagactcatctcttctcctctgcctaccCCTAGATCACTCACTATCCCTAGGCCCATCAACTCAaactttttttcttgtttatctatttttgtgcccctatgtaaagcgctttgagtgtgtgtaaagcgctatataaattgaatctattattattattattattattattacaagcACCACGCTTTGTGTGTCAATAAATCAACTCTTTAGATGCTTATGTTTATGAGATTGATGCTGTTGTTAGCCCTGATGGTTCTTCCAGGTTACCCCGGCGGCGGCAGCTACGCCCCGCTAAAGTGGAAGGAGCCCAAGGGACCCATGGAGAACAGCCTTCTGTCCACGCCGTCCGTACGGCAGTACGGCAGCATGGCAGCACGGCAGTACGGCAGCGGGGGCTGCACCGGCGACACCTGCCCCACCTGCCGAGGCACCGGTCGCATCCCCAGGGGTGAGGAGACGACATGCATCTagaacagtggttctcaaactatggtacgcgtaccactggtGGCATCCGATGCGCTATCAAGTGGTACGAAGaggaattagaaaaaaaacataacgttAGATTGTAAACATTGCTATCAAAATACTAGTATGAATGGAAATACATTCACTGTGAGATCATGCTCtcacttactgtgtgtgtgtggatgcgtttCCGTGTCTCTGTTCTAGTGCTACAACTTTGTACAGCTAACagtaaataatattatttttaagacTAAATGTGCCTCCTGCATGCGATGTGCGTAGCTAAATAGGGCCACAGGCCTACGCTACTGtatgttgttatattttataacatctGTCATAATGGTGGTACTTGAGGAGACAAATATTTTctaataaataccaaatataggGTTATTATTACACAGATTACGCAGATTCTAAAGTCGTTCACCGAAACATCCAAGGATGGTTTGAGACCGGAAGGCCGGTCTGACATGTGGGTTGAAGGTTTGAGTGATCCCAGCTGGTCTTGTGTGAGGAGGAAGTGATCCTACTCTAGGGAGAGTACGAGTTCCCTGTAGCCTCCTGTGTTCTGCAGCCCTGAGGTCGGCAGAGCCTCGGCTCTGTCGGCCTAACCCGGGGCCTGGCGCTCTTCTCCTTCACAGGCCAGGAGGACATGTTGGTGGCAGTGATACCGTGTAACGACGTCAGGCTGAAGCCCCAACGCACGTGAGCTCATCtccctccagtctctccagggCCTTTGTTAAAGAGTTATTGTGATCCTGCTTTCTGTGGGTTCTTTGAACGCCTGcagggggggtgtttgtgtgtgggcggggcgtCTCATGTGTCCCTCTGTGTTTGGGGACATTTCACATCCCATCAGTGGATCAGAGTCTTGTgattagggctgcaacaacgaatcgataaaaatcgattactaaatgcgttggcaacgaatttggtcgtcgattcgttgtgtcgcgcgattaataagttactcataggcgcagcactgtttacagccagccgccgacaggttggttcaaatcacggttcatgcacgcgcacagcgaaatgtgagcgaccacagcttacTATTTTGGTCATATCAAAATACAAGgcctacataggcctacataactgtaggcctacataaaagtgttgtaccttcactgtctttgggttaaaaaaataaatacttcaactcagtatccgtctagtccaaccgaaaactctgtcagctgctgctgctgcagacgttgtgcagacgggctcggagtcggcaccgcgtgcatcaacagtcattcaaagcagcggtagtaatcacacaaccggacggtgtagaaagtcccgtcagttaaaataatgcagtttttaaatccatgttaaaatcggcaggatatagagctagttagcttaaaataaataaataaccaatggtcacaaacggtgtcaaatgtgatgtgttcaggtcggctcagtaatacgattgatgcgttcaaatgcagcagtaaaaaaaaaaaaatgattgagattttggtgaaaacttgttttcccagtaatataaaatagatagtacagatagaattatgacatgtttaatgtcctatcttgaactatcatcatcttatcagcaattaaagcaatattacaagttctatttcaaggagtctcgaaaatggcataaataggtttgaccggttaaccatggacatcccttatatacatatacaagtatatcatacattgtatgtttttttttgtgttatcccagttatgtttttttaatctttttattatttaacattacttttaatagttccgggacgttggagctataacctggtgtttttacaattcagtctgcactgtgaatttgaagtaatgttcagttttttaataaagatgcagggggggggggaggggagaaggagagagagagagagagagagagagagagagagagagagagagagagagagagagagagagagagagagagagagagagagagagagagagagagagagagagagagagagagagagagagagagagagagagagagagagagagagagagagagagagagagagagagagagagagactatataTATTGCAGTAAGGACTGTGTCTGTCCAGAGGCCCCTGGGAAGGGCCCAGTGGTCTGTTGACGTCCCCCTCTGGCACCTTGTGCTCCGGGTTCAGGAAGCTGTACGTGTGCCTCTCCATGGGGCTGTGCCTGGTGATCTGCTGCCTCATCCTCTACTTCCTGTTCCCGCGGACCGTGGTCCTGGTCCCCGTGTTCGTCCAGTCGGTCACCGTCTACTTCACCCCCGAGGCCGTCAGCCTGGAGGTCACGGTCAGTACCTCCTAATGTACAGACCGTCAGGTCGGAGGTCACGGTCAGTACCTCCTAATGTACACACCGTCAGGTCGGAGGTCACGGTCAGTACCTCCTAATGTACAGACCGTCAGGTCGGAGGTCACGGTCAGTACCTCCTAATGTACAGACCGTCAGGTCGGAGGTCACGGTCAGTACCTCCTAATGTACAGACTGTCAGGGTGCTACTAGGATGCTATGCTAACAGTACAGACTGTCAGGGTGCTACTAGGATGCTATGCTAACAGTACAGTCTGTCAGGGTGCTACTAGGATGCTATGCTAACAGTACAGTCTGTCAGGGTGCTTCTAGGATGCTATGCTAACAGTACAGTCTGTCAGGGTGCTACTAGGATGCTATGCTAACAGTACAGTCTGTCAGGGTGCTACTAGGATGCTATGCTAACAGTACAGTCTGTCAGGGTGCTACTAGGATGCTATGCTGACAGTACAGTCTGTCAGGGTGCTACTAGGATGCTATGCTGACAGTACAGTCTGTCAGGGTGCTACTAGGATGCTATGCTAACAGTACAGTCTGTCAGGGTGCTACTAGGATGCTATGCTAACAGTACAGTCTGTCAGGGTGCTACTAGGATGCTATGCTAACAGTGCAGTCTGTCAGGGTGCTACTAGGATGCTATGCTAACAGTGCAGTCCGTTAGTCCGGTGTTTTGGATTTGTCTGCTCTGGGAGAACGGCTGGTGACATCATCACACGCTGTGAGATCAGATTCTGCGATACGGAAATGTGTGTGATAGCTGCAGAGTGGGTGATTAGGGTGTCAAAGGGACAGTCAGGAGGACCGGAAGCGAGTTCTCAAAGCTTGTATTCACAAGAACATGTAATTTCAAAGTAACTGAAGCAGAGAAAGATACAATTATTACTTCTACAAAAATAGTTGTGTAGAATCATGTGATTGTTCCAGAAGCCACTTTAAGGACCCGGTTGACTCCTCCTCTTGCAGAACCTCGTCAACATCTCCAATGAGAACTTCTTTCCCGTTCAAATCGTGGAGCTGGACATTCAGGGCCTGATCTTGAAGACCATCATGGGGAAGTCCAAGCAGTGCAACGTGACCCGCCTGGACGCCCGCTCGCAGCTCTTGGTGAGTGGGGCTGGAGGCGATGGATTCCCGTCCGCCTGTCTGTCCTCGAGGGTAactggactgtctctctgtccctgcagTACAACATGAAGCTGGTCCTGTCCATCGAAGACAAGGGCCTGAAGTAAGGACGGGTTGACACCCACTCCCATGTTAACAGAGCGCTCTAAAGGGACCAACACCCACTCCCATGTTAACAGAGCGCTCTAAAGGGACCAACACCCACTCCCATGTTAACAGAGCGCTCTAAAGGGACCAACACCCACTCCCATGTTAACAGAGCGCTCTAAAGGGACCAACACCCACTCCCATGTTAACAGAGCGCTCTAAAGGGACCAAGCTGGGTTTTGAAGCACTTGGTTCATGAACCTCAGGCTTCAAACACCAACATTGTTCCTGTGGGATCAGATTCTGCAATGCGTAAAATGTGTGTCCCCCATTGTAAAGAATGTCTGTAGAGTGATTTTATCAGCACTATTTGTTGTCCTTAAAGAAAATGACAGATTTAATAAGTAATTCGGTTGGATGCCATATGACGGTATGCCAGGTGAATGTAATGAAGGATCACGACATCCAAAGCAATCCATCCTGACTCTGAATGTGCAGACTCCATGTACTAACTCTGCCTTTGTTTGGCGTTTCCAGAACCTACTGCCAGTCGAAAGCCATCCCCCTCCACACTCTGTTCCTGGAGCTGCAGTAGGTTTCTGTTTCTTCCCTCTCCACAACGTGTACAGCTCATGCTTCGTGTTGGAGTTCTTCTGAACTTTGCCCCTGGAGCCCAACGACTGGCCACAAAATAAGAATAATTGACGAGTCATCAAAGAGCTGAGATTTGAATGGCTGCAGATGCAGTTTACTGTCTCATTGAGTTCAGCTCGTTACAGTCTCATAGTTCTGCTCTTTACAGTCTCATAGAGTTCACCTCTTTACAGTCTCATAGAATTCAGCTCATACAGTCTCATAGTTCAGCTCTTTACAGTCTCATATTTCAGCTCTTTACAGTCTACTAGAGTTCAGCTCGTTACAGTCTCATAGAGTTCAGCTCGGTACAGTCTCATAGTTCTGCTCTTTACAGTCTCATAGTTCTGCTCTTTACAGTCTCATAGTTCTGCTCTTTACAGTCTCCTAAAGTTCAGCTCTTTACAGTCTCATAGAGTTCAGCTCTTTACAGTCTCATAGTTCAGCTCTTTACAGTCTCATAGTTCAGCTCTTTACAGTCTCATAGTTCAGCTCTTTACAGTCTCATAGTTCAGCTCTTTACAGTCTCATAGTTCAGCTCTTTACAGTCTCATAGTTCAGCTCTTTACAGTCTCATAGTTCAGCTCTTTACAGTCTCATAGTTCAGCTCTTTACAGTCTCATAGTTCAGCTCTTTACAGTCTCATAGTTCAGCTCTTTACAGTCTCATAGTTCAGCTCTTTACAGTCTCATAGTTCAGCTCTTTACAGTCTCATAGTTCAGCTCTTTACAGTCTCATTGTTCAGCTCTTTACAGTCTCCTAGAGTTCAGCTCTGTACCCTTGAAGCTGAGGCGTTTGTTTCCTCCACAGGATTACGATGCAGGTGTCATACCTGTCTCACAACGAGCAGTTCTTCATGAACATCTACGAGTACATCGACTGTGGCAACAACTCCACCGTTCCAcacctgcctgcctgactgcccAGGAGTCGTTTCCCAAATGCGTTTTTTGTTTGGACATCGGATCCAGCGGCAGAGAGCTGCTCGATGAGTACGGATGGCGAGCGGTGGGCGTGGTGAAGAGTGCCTGCTCCTGTGTAGTGATGGGTTTGCATCCGTTTGCACGTGAAGCCCCAAGGCTCCTAACAGCTTGGTTTTTAGGACTGTGATGTTTTGTTAACTAACTGCACTTTTATTTGAAATTGATTTTGTTAAATATATGCCATGATTGACATGTGCTATGTTTATGTCAGTCTTTCCTTTTTGTAAACTGAATCAGTGGCATAGTGTGTGCTTTGAAGGGAAATTATAATAAAGTCACTTTGGTCAAGCAACAAGCAAGTTCCTTCATCTCAGTATTTTAAATGTTGTGTGTTTCAGTCAGGATCACATGACGGGTGGGATCAGTCCCACCCAGAAGATCAGTCACATccccctgggggagggggagagggtcacatccccctgggggagggggagagggtcacatcccccggggggggggagagggtcacatccccctgggggagggggagagggtcacATCCCCAGGGGGGCGGGAGAGGGTCACATCCCgctaggggagggggagagggtcacACCCCCCTGAGGGGAGAGGGTCACATCCCCCGGGGGGGAGTGTCACACATTcccccgggggggagggggggtcacatccccctggggggaggggaggggggtctcatccccctgggggggagagggtcacATTCccccgggggggagagggtcacatccccctggggggaggggagcgggGTCACATccccctggggggaggggaggggggtcacatccccctgggggggagaggatcACATAACACTAACCTCAGGAAACGTCTGAATGTGAATAAAAGAACAAAGAAATTAATCTCCCTTCAAGACATGGAGGCAGAGGTACCGAGGTTAAAATAAGCCATGTTATTTTATCAGgacaccagcagggggcgccggGGGCCGTCCCACTGCCTGTGACGTCACAAGCACCTGTATCGCTCGCGGTCCGCTTCACTCCTCCATTCCTTCCCTCCTCCATTCCTTCACTCCTCACTCCAATGGTCTGTGGGCAGAAGGCTCCAGGGTCTGAGACGCCGTTGGAATAAGCGTTTGTTCTGAGGACAGTATGGACGTTGATGTGGTTTACGTCGCAATGTGCTGCTCTCACCTGCAGGAACGACTGTAAAGGTGAGGTTGTGCTCTAAATGCTTTTTGGGATTGAGATAATGTGTTATTGTATTGGTAGGACTCAGATAAAGATTTATCTTCTGTACTTTTCGGCTTCATCACATTTTCTGTACATTTTTATTGACAAATCTTCAGAAAATGCTCAGCTTTAGGTTTATAGGTTATATCTTTATTTCATAAAGTATTATGCAAAGTCTTACTCTGTGTGACGGTCCGGGTCCCAAAACAACAGGATCAGCAGCGACCCCTAGACCGGGCCAAGGGGCCCCTAGACCGGGAAGAGGGGCCCCTAGACCGGGCCAAGGGGCCCCTAGACCGGGAAGAGGGGCCCCTCGACCGGCCAAGGGGCCCCTTGACCGGGAAGAGGGGCCCCTCGACCGGGAAGAGGGGCCCCTCGGCCGATTGGTCTGGGGGCCAGTCCTAAACCAGTCCTTATCCAGTCCATAACCAGTCCTAAACTAGACCTAACTCGGTGTGTTTGCGTTGTGAGTGTTAACAaagaaagaagagttgaggaagaaatggttggattggacattctttcattcattcattcattcattcattcactcattcactcattcacggGGCACGGCGGGAGTTGTGGCGGCCGGGGGTCACGGGAGTCCCCGGACCgcggtgtgaatgtgtgtgtgagtgttaactcggtgtgtgtttgtgttgtgagtgttaactcggtgtgtgtttgtgttgtgagtgttaacccggtgtgtgtgtttgtgtctcctgACGGGCCCCCATGCGGTGCGCCTTCAACACCGACTGAGTGGTCGCCATGGGCAACCAGCTGACGGCCAAGGCGCCGCCCCCGCTGCACCTGGTCCTGGTGGGGCTGGACGCCGCCGGGAAGACGGCGCTGCTGTACCGGCTGGCGCTGGCTGAGTTCGTCGAGCCGGTGCCGACCCGCGGCTCCAACGCCGAGACGGTGCGGCTGGCGCTGGGCGGGGCCCGGCGGCGGGTCCGCCTCCAGCTgtgggacgtgggcggggtggAGAAGCTGCGGCCGCTGTGGCGGTCGTTCACGCGGCGGACGGACGGCCTGGTGTTCGTGGTGGACGCCAGCGCCCCCGAGCGGCTGGAGGAGACCCGTTGTGGTGATGGCGGATGGATACGTCCTCGGTCCTCTAGTATAGATCCTGTGTTTGTGAGGATGTTTTAAGGACTGAGTTTCACCGAACACTTCTGATGGTGCCAACAAGATGTAGTCGTCATCTCCCTGGAATCAATTCAACCCTCGAAA
It contains:
- the tmem106a gene encoding transmembrane protein 106A isoform X1 encodes the protein MFLLIGAGTVYDQRSPPMSPNVISTRRLSARRLAAERLPRRRQLRPAKVEGAQGTHGEQPSVHAVRTAVRQHGSTAVRQRGLHRRHLPHLPRHRSHPQGKLYVCLSMGLCLVICCLILYFLFPRTVVLVPVFVQSVTVYFTPEAVSLEVTNLVNISNENFFPVQIVELDIQGLILKTIMGKSKQCNVTRLDARSQLLNLLPVESHPPPHSVPGAADYDAGVIPVSQRAVLHEHLRVHRLWQQLHRSTPACLTAQESFPKCVFCLDIGSSGRELLDEYGWRAVGVVKSACSCVVMGLHPFAREAPRLLTAWFLGL
- the tmem106a gene encoding transmembrane protein 106A isoform X7 translates to MFLLIGAGTVYDQRSPPMSPNVISTRRLSARRLAAERLPRRRQLRPAKVEGAQGTHGEQPSVHAVRTAVRQHGSTAVRQRGLHRRHLPHLPRHRSHPQGKLYVCLSMGLCLVICCLILYFLFPRTVVLVPVFVQSVTVYFTPEAVSLEVTNLVNISNENFFPVQIVELDIQGLILKTIMGKSKQCNVTRLDARSQLLYNMKLVLSIEDKGLKTYCQSKAIPLHTLFLELQITMQVSYLSHNEQFFMNIYEYIDCGNNSTVPHLPA
- the tmem106a gene encoding transmembrane protein 106A isoform X3, encoding MFLLIGAGTVYDQRSPPMSPNVISTRRLSARRLAAESPDGSSRLPRRRQLRPAKVEGAQGTHGEQPSVHAVRTAVRQHGSTAVRQRGLHRRHLPHLPRHRSHPQGKLYVCLSMGLCLVICCLILYFLFPRTVVLVPVFVQSVTVYFTPEAVSLEVTNLVNISNENFFPVQIVELDIQGLILKTIMGKSKQCNVTRLDARSQLLNLLPVESHPPPHSVPGAADYDAGVIPVSQRAVLHEHLRVHRLWQQLHRSTPACLTAQESFPKCVFCLDIGSSGRELLDEYGWRAVGVVKSACSCVVMGLHPFAREAPRLLTAWFLGL
- the tmem106a gene encoding transmembrane protein 106A isoform X5, which produces MSPNVISTRRLSARRLAAERLPRRRQLRPAKVEGAQGTHGEQPSVHAVRTAVRQHGSTAVRQRGLHRRHLPHLPRHRSHPQGKLYVCLSMGLCLVICCLILYFLFPRTVVLVPVFVQSVTVYFTPEAVSLEVTNLVNISNENFFPVQIVELDIQGLILKTIMGKSKQCNVTRLDARSQLLNLLPVESHPPPHSVPGAADYDAGVIPVSQRAVLHEHLRVHRLWQQLHRSTPACLTAQESFPKCVFCLDIGSSGRELLDEYGWRAVGVVKSACSCVVMGLHPFAREAPRLLTAWFLGL
- the tmem106a gene encoding transmembrane protein 106A isoform X4, which codes for MSPNVISTRRLSARRLAAESPDGSSRLPRRRQLRPAKVEGAQGTHGEQPSVHAVRTAVRQHGSTAVRQRGLHRRHLPHLPRHRSHPQGKLYVCLSMGLCLVICCLILYFLFPRTVVLVPVFVQSVTVYFTPEAVSLEVTNLVNISNENFFPVQIVELDIQGLILKTIMGKSKQCNVTRLDARSQLLNLLPVESHPPPHSVPGAADYDAGVIPVSQRAVLHEHLRVHRLWQQLHRSTPACLTAQESFPKCVFCLDIGSSGRELLDEYGWRAVGVVKSACSCVVMGLHPFAREAPRLLTAWFLGL
- the tmem106a gene encoding transmembrane protein 106A isoform X8 produces the protein MVLPGYPGGGSYAPLKWKEPKGPMENSLLSTPSVRQYGSMAARQYGSGGCTGDTCPTCRGTGRIPRGQEDMLVAVIPCNDVRLKPQRTKLYVCLSMGLCLVICCLILYFLFPRTVVLVPVFVQSVTVYFTPEAVSLEVTNLVNISNENFFPVQIVELDIQGLILKTIMGKSKQCNVTRLDARSQLLYNMKLVLSIEDKGLKTYCQSKAIPLHTLFLELQITMQVSYLSHNEQFFMNIYEYIDCGNNSTVPHLPA
- the tmem106a gene encoding transmembrane protein 106A isoform X2, with the protein product MVLPGYPGGGSYAPLKWKEPKGPMENSLLSTPSVRQYGSMAARQYGSGGCTGDTCPTCRGTGRIPRGQEDMLVAVIPCNDVRLKPQRTKLYVCLSMGLCLVICCLILYFLFPRTVVLVPVFVQSVTVYFTPEAVSLEVTNLVNISNENFFPVQIVELDIQGLILKTIMGKSKQCNVTRLDARSQLLNLLPVESHPPPHSVPGAADYDAGVIPVSQRAVLHEHLRVHRLWQQLHRSTPACLTAQESFPKCVFCLDIGSSGRELLDEYGWRAVGVVKSACSCVVMGLHPFAREAPRLLTAWFLGL
- the tmem106a gene encoding transmembrane protein 106A isoform X6 — its product is MENSLLSTPSVRQYGSMAARQYGSGGCTGDTCPTCRGTGRIPRGQEDMLVAVIPCNDVRLKPQRTKLYVCLSMGLCLVICCLILYFLFPRTVVLVPVFVQSVTVYFTPEAVSLEVTNLVNISNENFFPVQIVELDIQGLILKTIMGKSKQCNVTRLDARSQLLNLLPVESHPPPHSVPGAADYDAGVIPVSQRAVLHEHLRVHRLWQQLHRSTPACLTAQESFPKCVFCLDIGSSGRELLDEYGWRAVGVVKSACSCVVMGLHPFAREAPRLLTAWFLGL
- the LOC132446730 gene encoding ADP-ribosylation factor-like protein 4D, whose amino-acid sequence is MGNQLTAKAPPPLHLVLVGLDAAGKTALLYRLALAEFVEPVPTRGSNAETVRLALGGARRRVRLQLWDVGGVEKLRPLWRSFTRRTDGLVFVVDASAPERLEETRCGDGGWIRPRSSSIDPVFVRMF